The sequence GTGCCCTGCAGTTAGAGGAATGCCTGCTTGCTCCTCTCTCGCAAAACCAATTTCAGCTTGATGCTTGTTTGGGTGAACTTGAACAGATAGCGCCTTTTCTGCCGCCAAAATCTTAAACAAGAACGGCAGTTCACCAAACTCCTGAGCAATCTCGCTTGATAGATAGGCTGGTTTATTCTTGTTAATCAGGTCAGATAGAGGCACCAAATGTTGGTCCAGCTTGACCATTGAGCAGCCCTTCGGATGTGCTCCCATCCAAACTTCTGCTTGTGGTTCTTGTGACTCATTTTTGAAGCCAAACAGTTCACGTATCGAAGAAATACTTCCCCATGCATAGTTCTGGATGGTGTTTTCCATTGGGAAAAATGAGTGTTCTGAGAAGTGGCTAAGTGACATAATTTTTCCCATAGTGAGCCCTTTGAACACAATTCAGAGAGCTGATTTCTAATAACGTAAATAATTAGAAAGACTACAGAGAGCAGCTAGAACCCACATGAGATGGGGTCTTAGACGCAATAGGAAAAATTCTTAGAAACAGATGATATGGTCGAAAAGCGTGAAAAGAGTCACATTTGAATATTATATAGAGAAAGCACTAAAAATAAGATAGTAGCTCAACCAACTGAGCAACTATCTTATTCGCGAAAAGGAGCTTAAAAGCCAGAGCGAGCCTCTGCACTTTTCTGAGGTGATTGAGCTTGTAGGAAAGGCAGTAGCAGTAACCCGATGACCGCAGCACACGTAGAGATGGTAATGAAGAATCCACTCCAGCCATAAGTTTCGAGAACGAGCGCTAATGGGTAACCAGAAAGTGCCGCACCCATGTAAGCAAACAGTCCAACAAAGCCTGTCGCCGCCCCAGCAGAGTCTTTATGCGAGCATTCCGCGGCTGCCATACCAATAAGCATTTGAGGGCCAAAAACAAAAAATCCAACGCAAAATAGGCCTGCAGCTTGAAACACAAAGTTGGTTAAAGGCATAAGCCATAAAGCGGATACCGAGAGGAAGATACCAATCGCAAACAGAATATTCATCGGGCCGCGGTTGCCACCGAACAATCGATCCGATCCCCACCCAGCAACAAGTGAACCAACGAAACCGCCAATCTCAAACATAGACAAAGCAGCGTTAGCGTTTATCAAACTGTAATTGTGTTCTTCGGTGAGGTATAAGTTGCCCCAGTCATTAACCGCTGTTCTTACGATGTAAACCAACACATAACTAAAGGCGAGCAACCAAATATACTTATTACTGAACACGTAAGTTTTCAAGATTTCTCGATAGCTTAATCCTTGTCCATGACTCTCTTGCGCCAACTCTAGATGATCATTGCGCCACTTCCCTACAGTCGGGAGTCCCATGGTAGTGGGCTTATCACGTAAGCGCCAACAGACGATAAGGCCGATAAAAACACCAATCACACCCGGCCAGATAAACCCAGCTCGCCAACTAAACTGCAAAGTAAGATAGCCCACAAGAATAGGGATAAGGGCTCCACCAACGTTGTGTGCTGTATTCCAGATTGCCCAGCGAAAGCCTCTTTCGGACCGAGAGTACCAAGTCGTCAATAACTTAGAACATGATGGCCAACCCCAACCTTGGAACCATGCATTCAGTACCCAAAGTGAGATGAAAGCCGCCAACGAACTAGAAAAGCCAAACGCGATATTGATCAAGCCTGTCGCGATCAGGCCAAGTCCCATAAAATAGCGCGGGTTTGAACGATCCGATATCGTACCTGATATAAATTTCGATAAGCCGTAAGAAAGGTAAAAGAGCGTGCCAATTAGGCCAATATCGCCTTTGTCCAAGCCAAGATCGGTGATCATTGCGGGCGCAGCATAATTGAAGGTTTTACGAGTGAAGTAAAAACCGGCATAACCAACATACATTCCTATCATGATGTGAAGGCGCCAGTAGCGGTAACTCTGATTGACCTCATCATCACTTAGAGTATGACGATTTGACGTTGTTGAGCGCAGAAATCCAAACATACTCGTTCTCACACTTTAGGTAATGTAACGCTGATATTGGTGCCCGAAGAGGGACCATTAGCGTTGATTATCATCTTGCCACCGAGAGCCTGAACACGCTCTTGCATACCACGAACACCCATTCCTTTGAGAAGATCTTGCGCTGTAAAACCAACGCCATTATCTGATATCTGAAGATAAGCCTGATCATCTAAAATCAGTTCAATTTTAATCTCGCTCGCACTGGCGTATTTATGGGCGTTGTTTAGGGATTCTTGGCAAAGTCTGAAGAGAGTGACCTTGAGCGTGTCACTCAAACATGAGTAATCACCTCGCCAATTTAGCTGAATATCAACGCCGTGATCTGAAAACTCCATTTCCCGTATGAGCTGTTCAACGGAGTCCTTTAGGTCAAGGTCGTCTAACATTTTAGGCCTGAGTTTTGTGAGTAGGCGTTTGGTGGTGTCATAAACATTCAAAGACAATGACTCAATCGTGCCCGCACAACGAACACTCATTTCGGCGGCATCGACACGCTTAATAATGCTTGCTTGAGTGCGAATTGCCGTGATGTTCTGACCGATTTCATCGTGTAGCTCACGAGCAATGTCACGACGAACCGATTCTTCAGCCGTGATTAGCTGGCGTGAAAGGTTTTGATTCCTAGAGAGCTCACTGCGCAATTTTGAATTGAGATCTTTTTGCTTTTGAACCGCAAGGCCCAGCAATATACCTGTAATAGTTTGAGCAGACAGAGACAAGAGTAAATCGGTAATTTCGAGCTTGGATGTACCACTGTGGGCAGCAATCAGCGCAACACTGTTTAATAAGGTCGCGAGCAAAGCGCCTTGCCACCCGTAACGAACGGCCAACAAGATAATAGGAATCGCCATACAAAATGGGGCAAAGCGTCTGAGTTCATCTGGCAGGCTAGTCTGTATCAAAATACTGGCCACCAGCAATACACTGTATAAGGCAATATGACGAATTTTAAACTCTACAGCATTGTGAATTAAGTAAGAGCTCAACGGTGCCCACTTATTTTGAAATAGATAGTTCCAAACTAGATAGCACATAGGGACAAGCATTAACCCACCCGTGATGCTCACCAACCACACCATATAAGTTGCAGGCACATGAGAACCGACGACAGCGACATTGATCAGTGAAGTCACCATTATAATGCTAGCCATGACCAACAAGTGCCGATTTTGGTCACCGTAATAATACCGTTTGGCAAATAGAGTAGCTGGAATGCTTAATCCGCTAGCAATTAAAATGGTTAACCATTGGGGCTCATCAAGTAATAGAGCCAAAGCGATCGCGAGCCCCCACTCTGCAACGTAAATGGCAGGCCAATATTGTGTACGAGTGTGCAGCGTCATCCCCAATCGAAGCGAGAATGGGAAAAGCAGAATGGCTAACTCAGGGTCATTAATAAAATAGAAAGCGATAACCCACAAACAAAACCATGCACAACCCGCCATAAAAACCCCGCACAGGGAGGTGGCTAGGTAAGAACGCATTAGTACTGTTCTTGAGCGAATAGTTTGGCTAACTCAACGTTGTTTTTAACATTAAGTTTGTCCATGGCATTAGCACGGTGCACATGTACCGTTTTATGGCTAACCCCTAACTCGACAGCAATAGATTTTACATCGAGCCCTGTCGCCAATAATTGGCACACTTCGCTTTCTCTGCGGGTTAGCTGATTTAAAGAGGCTTTATTCTTTAGTGGTGTCGCGAGCTTTATTGCGATATCTGGCGTAAGGTAGCAACCGCCATTTGCGCTCGTATGTACGGCCTGAATTAACTCATCAGGGCTACAGCGTTTACTGAGATAACCTTTAGCTCCTAACTCTAATGACTTTTCAACCATCGCCGGAGAGTCATGTACGCTCAACATGATGCTGGCAATGCCTGATGGAATCTCTTCCAACAAACTCAGGCCACTTTCATCTTGCATTGAAATATCCAAGATAACGACATCAGGGTGACAACTTGGTAGTCCGAGGCGCGCTTCTGCCGCAGAGCTGAATTCACCCACGACCGTAATATCAGTTTCAAGACTGAGTAATTGAGCAAAGCCAGATCGAACAATGACGTGGTCATCAACAAGCGCAACATTAATCATGATATTAACCAAAATTAAGAGTAAGAAAGAAAAATAGCCCCAACAGGAGCTATATAAAATTAAGTTTATTGATAGATATGATACTGAATCGAACTAACGATTGGTATGATCTCGCATGCTTTAACCAGATAAAACACGCGAGGCTATGTGTCAGAAACTGTGATTGCGAAAACAAGTACGCGAGAACAAGCACATCAGACTAACTACGCATTTTGAGCCGCTAGGTGCATCTTCTTCGCGTGACGAATCTTCTTCTCTTCCGCGACCGCAACGAATAGCAGTAACACGATACAAATGGCAGCTGAAGTATCCAATGCTGCGAATGTCCCTTTCCAACCCGTTAAGCCGAAAATAGGCGTTCCGTCCGCAATCATACCGAGGCCAAGTTTGGCAAAGCTGTCACCAATTAGGTAAGCAAATGTGCCTTTCACGCCATCCGCAACACTGATTGCTTTCTTAGGTACAAAACCTACCGCAGCAACACCAATCAACAGCTGAGGACCGAACACTAGGAAGCCAAGTACGAATAGTGACGCTAGGTACATGAACTCGCTCGTTGCATTTTGGTAGAACTCTAGAGAGACAATAATCAGTCCAAGCGATACACAGGCAACTAAAGCACGACGTCCGTTCGCAAGGTCTGATAAATAACCCCACATCAATGTGCCAACCAGAGCACCGACTTCAAACAGAGTAAAGCCTGAAATCGCCGTTTCTTTCGATAGGCCTAGCTCTTGATACGCGTAAACGGTAGACCATTGATCGATACCGATACGAACAATGTATAAAAAGATATTCGCGAAGCAGAGCAACCAGATCACTTTGTTTTTAAGAATGTACTCAACAAAGATCTCTTTTTTGGTCATTTGATTCTCTTCAGCAGCTGTATCTTCTTCGCTGATTTCTTCATCAAACAACTCTTCGACTGTACCTAAGCCGTATGCTTCTGGAGAGTCGTTACCAAAGCGCATACCAATGAAACCAACGACAATCGCGATGATCGATGGGAACACGAACATACCGATCACGTTGCCATCAAATAGGTAGTTAGCACCGAACAGAGCTACACCAGCAGCACCTGCGCCACCCACGTTGTGTGACATATTCCAAAGGCCTAAATAAGAACCACGCTTATTGCGAGGCGTCCATTTAGTGATCGTTGAGTAACTTGAAGGGCCCCCCGTACTTTGGAAAAAACCACTCAGTGCGTAGAAGGCAACCATCATGAATAAGCTAGCACTACCGCCGCCCATACTGAAGCTGAAGCCCAACATGGCAATACCAGAAAGGACAAGCATGAATGGCAGGAACTGCTTGGTGTTTTTACCATCGGCGTAATAGGAAACGACGGTTTTACCAATACCATAAGTAATTGAGAAACCAAGACCGATAAGACCTA comes from Vibrio bathopelagicus and encodes:
- the uhpC gene encoding MFS transporter, which produces MFGFLRSTTSNRHTLSDDEVNQSYRYWRLHIMIGMYVGYAGFYFTRKTFNYAAPAMITDLGLDKGDIGLIGTLFYLSYGLSKFISGTISDRSNPRYFMGLGLIATGLINIAFGFSSSLAAFISLWVLNAWFQGWGWPSCSKLLTTWYSRSERGFRWAIWNTAHNVGGALIPILVGYLTLQFSWRAGFIWPGVIGVFIGLIVCWRLRDKPTTMGLPTVGKWRNDHLELAQESHGQGLSYREILKTYVFSNKYIWLLAFSYVLVYIVRTAVNDWGNLYLTEEHNYSLINANAALSMFEIGGFVGSLVAGWGSDRLFGGNRGPMNILFAIGIFLSVSALWLMPLTNFVFQAAGLFCVGFFVFGPQMLIGMAAAECSHKDSAGAATGFVGLFAYMGAALSGYPLALVLETYGWSGFFITISTCAAVIGLLLLPFLQAQSPQKSAEARSGF
- the uhpT gene encoding hexose-6-phosphate:phosphate antiporter, whose product is MLKFLDQVRKPTLDLPVETRRKMWFKPFLQSYLVVFIGYLTMYLIRKNFNVAQNDMISTYGLSMTDLGLIGLGFSITYGIGKTVVSYYADGKNTKQFLPFMLVLSGIAMLGFSFSMGGGSASLFMMVAFYALSGFFQSTGGPSSYSTITKWTPRNKRGSYLGLWNMSHNVGGAGAAGVALFGANYLFDGNVIGMFVFPSIIAIVVGFIGMRFGNDSPEAYGLGTVEELFDEEISEEDTAAEENQMTKKEIFVEYILKNKVIWLLCFANIFLYIVRIGIDQWSTVYAYQELGLSKETAISGFTLFEVGALVGTLMWGYLSDLANGRRALVACVSLGLIIVSLEFYQNATSEFMYLASLFVLGFLVFGPQLLIGVAAVGFVPKKAISVADGVKGTFAYLIGDSFAKLGLGMIADGTPIFGLTGWKGTFAALDTSAAICIVLLLFVAVAEEKKIRHAKKMHLAAQNA
- the uhpB gene encoding signal transduction histidine-protein kinase/phosphatase UhpB produces the protein MAGCAWFCLWVIAFYFINDPELAILLFPFSLRLGMTLHTRTQYWPAIYVAEWGLAIALALLLDEPQWLTILIASGLSIPATLFAKRYYYGDQNRHLLVMASIIMVTSLINVAVVGSHVPATYMVWLVSITGGLMLVPMCYLVWNYLFQNKWAPLSSYLIHNAVEFKIRHIALYSVLLVASILIQTSLPDELRRFAPFCMAIPIILLAVRYGWQGALLATLLNSVALIAAHSGTSKLEITDLLLSLSAQTITGILLGLAVQKQKDLNSKLRSELSRNQNLSRQLITAEESVRRDIARELHDEIGQNITAIRTQASIIKRVDAAEMSVRCAGTIESLSLNVYDTTKRLLTKLRPKMLDDLDLKDSVEQLIREMEFSDHGVDIQLNWRGDYSCLSDTLKVTLFRLCQESLNNAHKYASASEIKIELILDDQAYLQISDNGVGFTAQDLLKGMGVRGMQERVQALGGKMIINANGPSSGTNISVTLPKV
- the uhpA gene encoding transcriptional regulator UhpA, translating into MINVALVDDHVIVRSGFAQLLSLETDITVVGEFSSAAEARLGLPSCHPDVVILDISMQDESGLSLLEEIPSGIASIMLSVHDSPAMVEKSLELGAKGYLSKRCSPDELIQAVHTSANGGCYLTPDIAIKLATPLKNKASLNQLTRRESEVCQLLATGLDVKSIAVELGVSHKTVHVHRANAMDKLNVKNNVELAKLFAQEQY